TTGCCCACTAGTTTGAGTGAACCGCCTCTTATTCCAACTGCCAGACGCCTTTTCAGATTCTGCCAAGCCCCTTTCGATCACTAACGCCTTGTTGAGGACAGCCTCGTACGTCTGAAGTTCAAACGACGCCACTGAATTCCTGATGTCACTTCGAAGTCCCTCCTCTAATCTTCGTGCTCGACTGCTCTCATCTGCTACTAGGGTCGACGCGTACTTCGCAAGCTTTGCAAATTCTGCTTCGTATTCAATGACGGTTCTTCCACCTTGTTGAAGTCGAATGAAGTCCCTCTCTTTCTGCAGACGAACTGTTCTCGGAAAGTACTTGTCCTCTAAAGCCTTCTTGAACTTTGCCCAAGTGTACGGTTCATGATTTTCTTCAAGATTTGTCGTCTCATTCTTCCTCTTTTCCATAAGCCACCAGTCGTAAGCGCTTCCTTGCAATTGGTACACAGCTAAGGTCACCTTCTGTTCCTCATTGCTCCCCAGAAGTCCgaaagctttttccatctcttgGATCCACATCTCAACGATAGCCGGGTCTGTAGCTCCATCAAAAGTTGGCGGGTTCAAACGCTTGAATTGAGAGACGATGTTGGGCTTCGGTTGCTGATTCACAAGTACAGCTAGAGTTTCAGCCAGCTGGTCAAAGACGTTTCCTCCTTCATCATTATTGCCCTGATTTTCATTGTTGTTCTGATTTTCTCCATCCATCTTTACTAGAACACACAAAACAAATTCTAAACTTATAGTCAATAatcaaaaaaaacacaaaagtcaaacatatcaaataatcacacaaataaatgccctaaatccaaaataattttctaagacctatacgatagtctaaaggatcgcatcctagggaatgtactagtcccatacctaatacactccgaaggacagcctgctctgataccaactgtaacaacccgcacttccggactattaaattctaaatcgaaaactaaaaataaaatatattattactcgataattctaatagatcacgaaattcaaagcagcggtcaaactcaataatcaaaatcataaaaatagagacgcagctccacaaatccgataataattgtctaacagataattaaatttattctctaaaaacaaaatctttattctaattcaaatagcacaaaacgaagcagcacagatctccacatagttctcattccttaatcttaatatgctccaaattccgaacctgaaatgttaaaaggggtgagctacacagctcagcaagtacaaattgactaacttttaaacagaaaaacaatgggtgttttgataaaacgatttttcttaaaacaataataattttgtaaaacattttctaaaataaatccaacccaaagttttatattttaaaattcagaatttaaaacagaacagagcagaatttataacagtacagattttataacagatctgagcagaataaaacagaacgaaacgataattcttataaataccacagtcttgatctacggccacactttgccagtagccggcatctaattcttattcttattctttataccacactttgccagtggtcggcatctaaagttcaataattacgcgcccttaataggtatctaaagttgcacacttgtgcgcctactaagggtatctaaggctagttccggaactatagcgtaaattacgaacggttcgaaaacgtagagactgggttctaaaattcacaaatacttatatcttataatttcgaaatcaaagtttttatatcttatatgaaattaaaaacagaactgaaatatcttttcggaaatttaaaagtaagtcaaaaggtacttacctcaaagcctgaccagatctgaatttactctttttgaccctctaaacgatattttcttgaaaaacacgaaacacgaaagctgaagataacgaaaagacctttctgaaaagtccagaatcactgaattctgacttacgatgaattttttacgaattttacaagacagctgatttttgctgagaaagtcctacgaattttaatgataaaaacaaggaatacgaatatggtgtatttataacgatacaaaaccctatatctcaactaggaaataataatatttcctcctaaagatttacaacctctccaagtaaattccataaataaaatatttgatacacacaattacctaaactaaaaaaatttcaattttctaaattattcttacacttatttccacaaataacaaatcttttcacaaatcaactaccttgcacaaaatgttttcagaatattctaattttaaaatatttatctagacaaattaatatctaatttctaataaataaattaaaaataaaattacgaattttacaggaacccacgttgatgatgagtccgattatgggctaatcgttatcgtggggttctagcggatttacttatgaatttctttagttaatttatttcgaagccttagtgtgtggtgattgtatgatagcctagtattggttgtgcttattcgtcttataagcatcgcgaacttataagatagcgtgttaatctctaatgaagcgaaagtgaatttaggggtttagaacttgccatgctagcataggttcatgtatttgatatgcatgatttgtaggtaattttaaccatcttacttgccctatgtaatcatgatagataacttgtgcattaaaccgttatgttgtcaaattctatagacatatagggtctcaatataattggtgtctattcagcttctatctcttttgtggttGTCTGGTAGTACGGTATTTgcacaacgaaagttggcgtttatcagtttcgtgttatctgattagtgtcatcaccatcgcatgctaaggttaagagcaaagaggctattgaatgaagtagtaatgaagttagaatcccatgtttgtgttatagAGTGATCAATcctttttaatctcttagttaatgttctttagtataatctcttagttaatcgtagttataaacaatctcaattttgttaatcgtcttagcataaaataataaccataccattgttgcataagtgcattgattgaaattaacctaaccagtctctgtgggaacgaactaaaaataattttatattacttgcgatcgcgtatacttgcgtgaatattagcgcgtgttttcgtcctaacagggtgaaaggtccattcttgaggatccgAATGTATAATGAATCagccatcctgatgaacaacatcattttctttttccatagtgtgtagttagatctgtcaaaggttgGAATTTTGATACTACtaagcttctgtgtattcattcttccaagatctttaatctatttgctttcagattttgctatgataccacttgttaggtaatgaatacaacacagaggggggggtgaatgtgttttggattattttttAACCTTTTTCAACTATTATGGaagtggtgaacaaagtaatctaactgtagagataatatgtttttaacaggaataataaaacatgcacatgaacacactatcttcaaaactcacttaattttatattaaaatcaagtatgtcttgctacaaatttctgggttctttgttgataaagaactcagcttctctcttgagagttacaagatttttttTGGTCTATTTTGTTACTTCTGAAATAAAGCATtaagtgtttactttatagaacagtaaacaaacgttttacacagcatgcaatagcatgtactaaaccctactttaagttaactaaaactttctattgCTGGCTTGgtatatctttgcaaatcgtgtgTCTGTGACTTtgctttgtcagttaatcttgacctttgatcttgtactcttcaagttgctttttgtagacttttcaaatcagtgattgatttgtttgttgattgataattttggatatttaactgatctGCATTCGTTAATTGAGTTTACATTGAGATCTCgagtttgttatatagagaactcgacatctcgataagtataatggcttatcaagatctcttattattctatagttgttttgacttatcaaagtcttttagttctctataagataATTAGGCTTGTTGAGTTCTCCAATCTTCATGAattcattttgacttatcgatatctctaagttctctagtgaagaaatgacttgtcgatatcttatagatctctagtgataatttgacttatcgatatctcagagatctctagtgatattttgacttatcgatatctccaatcttcatgtcttcattttggcttgtcgatatctctgagactccTCTATAAgattttcttgacttctcgatcagtcattctggagttcttgaatgacttctctataagacttaatttgtgacttgtagatttcttgacttagaatgtttttcccaaaaaatatttattcaactccaagcttcttcacattgtctccgaggcatgatcttcatgatcttcttccagagtttattcttaggtttgagactgtttacataaaaatactccagtctaatctatttacacttttagAGACTTAattgatacaatacaaaatgcaaacttataTTATCATGCAACTTACTTAAGatttgtcaatttgacttagtcttgttatagtacagacATGTTTTGCACAACAATATCACTTCCCACCGACCTCCACGAACAGATAAACATCATAGATATAGATATTTAGTGAAAATATACATAACGCCCAAATATTTATTGAAGATGGGTTTCCTCACAGTCCTACCGGCACTGGGAACTTTGCGATAAATATTATCTCTTCAAGCTAAACACTACGATCCGATTGACAGGACTTGTCACCCAATACAAGAACTACATTGGATTTGATCTCTTGACCATTTTATAGATATTTGCTAGTCCACGAGCACATACACTCGCAGTCTTGTGTGGCATATTAAAACGGAATTCTTGAATGTTCTTACACAAAACTGTAGGGACCTTAAACTCTAATCCTATATATTCAGTCCTGATTATCACCAAAACATCATCTCATATTCTTTAGAAACCCAACTACGTGTATACTTAAATAGATGATCATCACCATGATTAACGATACTATTCCAGTAACTATTACAAAAACCTCTGCTTTATTGTACCCAAAATCCTCACACAACATAAATAATTAATGATGAGAATAAATTAACCAATTTTGATCGAGTTTACGATAATGAATAAGGCAatgtaatatataataattaagttttaaattattattttcaaattAATAACTAAAATATTTCAGAATGTTATTACAATAAAATTTTAAAGCGTGGTGTATATGAATCGGTGGACAACATAGTATATATGAACCTAGGTATATGCTTGAACTTTAGGATGTAAAGTGTAAAAACGCCAAACTCAAGGATATGAAACGCAATTTTGTGATTGAAAAATTTCAAAACAAAAAAGGCTTAATTTTAATTTAGCCCTTAAGGTATAACTTGATGTACACATAAATTCTTAGACATTTTTTTTTTACATTTTGACCCCTTAACTGTATGTTGTGTACACTTCAACACTTATGCTGAATTTGTTTCGAATATCATATTAAAAAGTTGTATACTTCAGCCCCTAAACTATTAATTTTGTACATTTTAACTCTTTAATCATTTTTTAATACTTGTGTTTGATTCTtgcaaaaaattatttaaatattacttaatatctaattttttgataatattatttatcatattaattagtatatacaatcaaataaattttaatttatatcggttataattacatatattataagatattaataatatattataattttgcAAGTTTTTATTATAAGTAAAATTTATACTTCTAGTAATATTCACCAAAAGTAAACTAATTATAATAATACGTAGTTAATTAGTATATTATacgtttatatatatatatatttgtagtATATCAATTAATACATAAAAAGACAACAAAATGATTGACGAACAATATTTCCCACGAAATATCTAATTACAGACAAAATAATCTTGTGGTTGAGGACaatattaaatttttttttgaGAAAATGCTTAAAGTGAACAAATCTCAAATTAAAATATATGACATTTTTTAAGGTATTAATGGGTATAATATGTCAAATTTTAATGGTTAAGTTATAATTAAGacaaacaaaaaataaaaaaaatgaaatttgaTGAAATGAATTCGGTAGGCGTGGAGGAAAGAGACAAATAGGGCGGATAGATTAAACAGGAGACAGAGAGAGAGAAATATATGGTAACAGAGCAAGGTGGTGGTGCAGCGGCGGTGAAAATGGTAACGGACCAAGACATAGCAGAGAGTGTAGAGACTCTCCTTCGAGAGGCCAACCCTAATTTCACCACTTACACTTCATTACACGACGTCGTTCAGCAGCTAGAGTCGAAACTAGGGTTTAATCTCTCCCACAAAATCGATTTCATTCGCACTCACATCCAGTATCTCCTCCGCCCTCCTCCACAACTACTCCATCCACAACCTCACAAAGACCATTTTGCCCTTCAACAACATCCTATTTTCCACCCTGCTCCTCCTCGCACCAGCTTCGGTGTTCGCCCAACCTCTCAGGAGTTGTCTTTTCGGCCCCCGCAATCGCAACAGCTGCAATTCGATACGTATGCAGCTGCTGTTGCTACTGCTACTACGACTACTAGTACTTCTACTGCTGTCCCGAGATCGCCTGCACCTCAATCTCTTAAAAAGAGGTTTGATTTCTTCTTTCCCATTGTCATAATTCTACTTCTGCTTTTAGTGCACTACTTAACATTTTGCTAGTATCTTTTCGTTCGGCTATTAGGTATGTATCTGAATGATTCTATTAACATATATGTAAATTAGTGGACAAGTATTAAAACATTAAAACATATTAGTATTCAATCACAGTAAGATTatattttgttaaatatatgaaTTGCATATGATTTTACTTCTTGTAATTAGACTCAGAAAATGAGGTCGCAAGGCAACTTTCATCTCATAACTACATTTGTCCACTACTAGTAAGTTGAGTCTCGTAGTCTTGTCTTAGCATAGTAATTTTTTCTTGCTGAGAAGAAACTGTCAACTTCAAGAGATGCATCTCGTTGAGTATCTCCTTACATTTAAGAATCTCTAGccttgctccttttagttgatcgtGGATATTTTCATTCACATGATATCTTTAGGTTGATTTGGCTTCCTTTGTGGTCATAACAGTGTTGCGCATATGCGAGATGTGATGCAAGGCTAAAGTGCTTCGCTTTGGTTATGCGATGCAACTTAACTGAATCGCGCGCTTCTATGTGCTTTGAGCGCCTAAGCGATGTGCAAAAAGCGCGCTTTTGTTGACTGTGCTGTTGGCTGGTCTGTTTACTGGGTAGTTTTTAAGGAAACAAGTCATGACAAAGCCCTAAAACCGAAGTCAGCCAACAGATATACATTAAACGAACGATAAGATACAGACATACAAACAGATATACTGTATAAACACACTAACAATACAAGGCAGGCAATTGAAGGACAACGATATTAGGATATTCAGGATGAAGATTTTGAAAATCTTCAAAAAGAGCCTGGAGATAATTTTTAGTTATGTCAAGCTGTCTAACTATTGAGAAGACCAGAACCAATCTACATGGCTTGTCATTGATTCTCTATCTTGGTGATCATTAACATGTTTTATGGCAATTTAATTTGCCTATAACTTGTTAATTTATTTTTCTTGCATTTATTTTCAACTGTTATGCTCTTTTCAAAAAGTGTGCTTATCACATTCGCTTATGCTCCAAGAGGCCTTTGCGCTTTAGTGCGCATATCGCGTATAATAACACTGGGTCATAATGACCAATTGATAAGACTGTATTGCATGACTGTTTGTTGCCTAATCATAATCCTATAAATTATCAGTTGATATTTTAAATTCTATATTTCTCGGTTCTTGATAATTGATGTTGTCAAGTTTTACATTGACATTGTTAGCATTCACCTGTTTGGTTGCTATAGAAAATCTTTTGTAAATCTAGGTGTTAAAATGCACTggaatttgaaaaaaaatatctGTTTGACCATCAAATGATGCAGGACAGGTCTAGGTAAAGGGTAAAACAGGGGATATAAGGGCCTGTTTCCTTAGAGAATCAGCAAACCACCCAATAAATCATCAGATTTCATTCATAATATTCATATTTTATCTCATAATAAAATATTACAGGAGATTATATAGATAGAAATTGCTTGGAAGCCAAGTAATTTcttaaaaactaaaaattatcTGGATGTCATGTCATAATTAATAAAATGAAACAAATCCTCTTTTATTTTAAAACGATAATGTAGGATTGTAGGTATTATTAATTACAAATGTTTGGGATCAAGTTTAAACCATTAATCTCCTGCATCCAGAAAATAAGTTTTTCTATAAGTCATAATGAGTAGGCATGCATGTGCCTGTGTGTGTATTGATGTAAAATAAATCCAGGATCACCTAGGTGCTTATACAATTTATAGATTAGCAACAAGCTAATGCTTTCAAAAATAGCTCAAAAGTCATGACAATATAACACGCTCATACAAACTACATTCACGACAGAATCTTACTGTAATGACAACATAAAAGAGTTAAACCCACATATATTCACAAATGAACACAAAAAGGATAAGAAAACACATTTGTCAATTTAAAGTACTTACGGAACTATAACTAACCATATCTGCATTCCAAATTATTCTCTTATTATATTATATCAGTTTTTTTAATTTTGGTTTTTTGGTTAACCGTGGTAAATAACCGAAATACCGAATTGTAGAAATAGCCTTATCGAATACCGAACCAAAAATGTGTAATTTGGTTAATTCAACTGAAATTATTTGGGTTGTTCGGTTTGGTCGGTTAACCGAGACTGAATCGAATGCACATCCTTACTAAAGATCTGGACATAGCTGTAGAGGCTGGTGGTTGACGATGGCTGGTTATGGGAGTTGGTGGTGGTTATAGTGGCTGGCCGGAGACTATTGCTAGCTGCTGGGCAGCTGACGGTGGTAGGAAACAGCTACTGGTGGCTGATGGTGGTTTTTGGTGTTTGGGTGGAGGGATGGGGTTTAGGAAAAGGGTAAAACAGGTGGATAAGAGCAAGTCCAAGAGTGTCCTAGTAGTTGCCTTATAAATATTATAGAAAATAGTGTCCTAGTTATAAATTCTCAAATAGAATTCATAATATTCATCTTTATCTCATAATAAAATATTGCAACACAAATTCAAAACCAATTTAATTGTTTTATACGGCGCTTCATCAAGCGTAGGGTAGTAATTCTACAGAGTCGTCATGGGTTCTCTTCTCTATGTGCTGACCAAAACTTGTCCAGAACTAATGTTGAGAATAAAACCAAATAATTGTTATAAGCTACTTTACATTTCTTATATGGATGGAAGTGCATTTGTAATTACATATTTGTATTATCAATTAGTAAAAAGTAAAAATTGTATTATCTACTCCATCACAACTTATTTGGCTTGTTTGACCTTCCCACACATGTTTTAGCCTGTATACTAAGTTAGCCTTTTTCACAATTAGTCGTGTAAGTTTGTGTAAATATATATGTCCGAGGGGGAGGGAGCACAAATATATTGTACAAAAAAGAAACCTGTTTGTAGACAAAATAGAATTTCAGCCATGTAAATTGGACGGAAGGAGAAAGGTAGGAGTATGCTAGAATTTCTCGCTATTCGATTTGCTTAAAGGATATGGTCCAGAGGCAAAGATTTTGTACAGAGGGAGGGAGCACaaatatatttttctaaaaagAAACCTATTTGTAGACAAAATAGATTTTCAGCCATGTAAATTGGACGGAGGGAGAAAAGTAAGAGTATGCTAGAATTTCTCGCTCTTCGATTTGCTTAAAGGATATGGTCCAGAGGGAAAGATTTTTTCTTTGTTTGTTCTCATCTAAAACGAGTCTTATTATTCCAGTCTCATAAATTTTAATTATAGCTATAATAGACAGTTATCGATATTAGTCTTTTGTTACCATATATTTCAGATATATGGAAGTAGTAATTTAATAGAAATCTGGATGATTATTAGAATTGGTTTTCTTTTATCAATAAAATTGACTTATTATCCATGTTTTAGGATTCCTGTTTGAATAGTTCTAatttacattattttatattaCAGAGTACATTATTTTTAAACGTGTGTGGATATACGATGTGTTTAGGTTATATCCTTTATTTTTACTCTTTCTTAAGCTTGTACTACTTTTAGTAATATCAAGTTAAATATTTATAGTAATGTTTTGATTTGCCTATTTTCAATATAATAAGCTTTTTAGCATGTCTCGTAATTCATAATCTTAATCTTGATGTACTACTTCATAAGCTTATAGGCATCATTATACAAGCTTATCTTCATGGTTCTTATCTGCATTTCCCACCCTTTCTTATATTTTCTCCTCAGCAGACTTTTAAATGTTATCTTCTTATCACTCCAAATTACAAGTCGCTTGTTTGGTCGTTGATGTTTGTTATTGTCTCTTAGTGCTCAAAAGGTAAAGAGAAAAAGAGGCGGACCTGGTGGCCTCAACAAACTATGTGGAGTCTCTCCCTTGCTACAGCCTATCGTTGGTCATC
This sequence is a window from Apium graveolens cultivar Ventura chromosome 9, ASM990537v1, whole genome shotgun sequence. Protein-coding genes within it:
- the LOC141684800 gene encoding uncharacterized protein LOC141684800; translated protein: MVTEQGGGAAAVKMVTDQDIAESVETLLREANPNFTTYTSLHDVVQQLESKLGFNLSHKIDFIRTHIQYLLRPPPQLLHPQPHKDHFALQQHPIFHPAPPRTSFGVRPTSQELSFRPPQSQQLQFDTYAAAVATATTTTSTSTAVPRSPAPQSLKKSAQKVKRKRGGPGGLNKLCGVSPLLQPIVGHPTLPRTEIVKQLWIYIRKNNLQDPSNKRKIVCNDELRLVFETDSTDMFKMNKLLAKHIIPLEPTKPTTRVSKKSKASVELENKCDSKCTDVVPIVIISEELASFFGTDEREMSQAEALRQIWEYIKVNQLEDPSNAMVILCDGKLQELLKCESISALGIPEMLTRYHLCKKSDMQSH
- the LOC141685482 gene encoding uncharacterized protein LOC141685482 translates to MDGENQNNNENQGNNDEGGNVFDQLAETLAVLVNQQPKPNIVSQFKRLNPPTFDGATDPAIVEMWIQEMEKAFGLLGSNEEQKVTLAVYQLQGSAYDWWLMEKRKNETTNLEENHEPYTWAKFKKALEDKYFPRTVRLQKERDFIRLQQGGRTVIEYEAEFAKLAKYASTLVADESSRARRLEEGLRSDIRNSVASFELQTYEAVLNKALVIERGLAESEKASGSWNKRRFTQTSGQSFQGGPLKKPHVYDNIGGQGDRETCTRCGKNHPDKVCRWNTGACFHCGEVGHKISNCPHNPPPPPRKEADNKMGKGRVFQLTGNDNYRN